One genomic region from Accipiter gentilis chromosome Z, bAccGen1.1, whole genome shotgun sequence encodes:
- the LOC126036222 gene encoding sperm-associated antigen 4 protein-like has translation MGDGRWAGGGHCGSVDACERGISVLRHQDQPGETGEGAEPAVVPCGPSLSPTRTAYSLGDTQREAEEALALRKRCSAKVLVCFQACLVTTAKDSAKCSPAREDQGTSWRGLAHCICSVGENKREFSVAFHPMFAPSLPGSAGTNGPTEPASSCPEGGLGPPLLCDDEDGAAYHVRILVGYCSNRGVPQHGGGQEAKASSTLPPQAHRFVFGIADSLAVAVLSLQRRLSTGNSTLKEIVTLKKERLCTILFLTTLAALAGAYCGTSLLVWMLQAKNVPQVLLGQPAADLRSLRSMLAVWGQQSQEVQQLRDEVAHLAAEMAAVKKEAQQMREAMSASTRMSDWALKRAGAAIDLQRSSSISAWLCKAFWFLCSPPLVDTFVQPDASPGYCWPFQGFWSEVLIRLPTEIRPLAIIIEHTSKTASPPGTVSSAPRDFTVYGLDEEGKEETLLGTFTYTVQKGPTQTFPLQNGIPRAFRVLKLGIQSNWGKPGYICIYRVQVCGKMVGTNAIGVKHVETFPQ, from the exons ATGGGCGATGGGCGATGGGCCGGGGGTGGGCACTGTGGCAGCGTAGACGCCTGCGAACGGGGCATCAGTGTTTTGCGGCACCAGGATCAGCCGGGCGAGACGGGAGAGGGGGCAGAGCCCGCTGTGGTGCCCTGTGGACCCAG cctctcgcCCACCCGCACAGCCTACTCGCTCGGGGACacacagagagaagcagaggaagcctTGGCGCTGCGCAAGCGCTGTTCAGCGAAAGTGCTGGTGTGTTTTCAGGCCTGCCTAGTCACAACTGCAAAAGACAGCGCTAA GTGCAGCCCCGCTCGGGAGGACCAGGGCACCAGCTGGAGGGGGCTAGCACACTGCATCTGCAGCGTGGGAGAAAACAAGCGTGAGTTCAGCGTTGCCTTTCACCCCATGTTTGCACCaagcctgcctggctcagccGGGACCAATGGCCCCACAGAACCAGCATCATCCTGCCCTGAGGGAGGCCTGGGGCCACCTCTCCTATGTGACGACGAGGACGGAGCTGCCTACCACGTCCGCATCTTAGTGGGATACTGTAGTAACCGCGGCGTACCCCAACATGGTGGAGGCCAAGAGGCCAAAGCCTcgtccaccctcccaccccaggcaCACC GGTTCGTCTTCGGCATTGCTGACAGCCTGGCAGTGGCTGTGCTCTCCCTCCAGAGACGCCTCAGCACAGGCAATTCCACCCT gaaagagaTCGTCACCCTGAAGAAGGAGAGGCTCTGCACCATCCTCTTCTTGACGACCCTGGCTGCTCTTG CTGGTGCCTACTGCGGGACCTCACTGCTCGTGTGGATGCTGCAGGCAAAGAATGTGCCGCAG gtgctgctggggcagcctgctGCTGACCTGAGGTCCCTGCG GAGCATGCTCGCCGTGTGGGGGCAACAATCCCAAGAGGTGCAACAGCTGAGGGACGAGGTGGCAcacctggctgcagagatggctgctgtgaagaag GAAGCTCAGCAAATGAGAGAGGCAATGTCTGCAAGCACGCGGATGTCTGACTGGGCTCTGAAACGTGCAG ggGCTGCCATCGACCTGCAGAGATCGTCCAGCATCTCTGCATGGCTCTGCAAGGCGTTCTGGTTCCTGTGTTCTCCGCCCCTTGTGGATACCTTTGTGCAG CCGGATGCTTCCCCGGGTTACTGCTGGCCTTTCCAAGGGTTTTGGAGTGAGGTGCTGATCCGGCTGCCCACTGAAATACGACCGCTGGCCATCATCATAGAGCACACCTCCAAGACAGCCTCTCCACCGGGGACTGTCAGCAGTGCCCCCCGAGATTTCACTGTCTAC GGACTGGATGAGGAAGGCAAGGAGGAAACTCTGCTGGGGACGTTCACCTACACCGTGCAGAAAGGGCCGACCCAGACCTTCCCTCTGCAG AACGGGATCCCCAGAGCCTTTCGGGTTTTGAAGCTTGGCATACAGAGCAACTGGGGAAAACCGGGGTACATCTGCATTTACCGAGTGCAGGTGTGTGGGAAGATGGTGGGAACCAACGCCATCGGCGTGAAGCATGTGGAGACCTTCCCTCAgtaa